In bacterium, a single window of DNA contains:
- the fsa gene encoding fructose-6-phosphate aldolase — MKLFLDTANVGQIREAVRWGVVDGVTTNPSLVAKEGRPFHEAVREICGIVDGPVSAEATAMDAAGIVAEGRELAKLHDRVVVKVPVMTEGLAATRALAAEGIRVNMTLVFSPAQVLLAAKAGAAYISPFVGRLDDIGHTGMEMVEQSLEILRNYDFDAEVIVASVRSPLHVVQAATIGAHIATVPFAVIEQLARHPLTDVGIEKFLADARKIPPAGR; from the coding sequence ATGAAGCTCTTCCTGGACACCGCGAACGTCGGCCAGATCCGCGAGGCGGTCCGCTGGGGCGTCGTCGACGGGGTGACGACCAACCCCTCGCTCGTCGCCAAGGAGGGCCGGCCGTTCCACGAGGCGGTGCGCGAGATCTGCGGCATCGTCGACGGGCCGGTCAGCGCCGAGGCGACGGCGATGGACGCGGCCGGGATCGTCGCCGAGGGGCGCGAACTGGCGAAACTGCACGACCGCGTCGTGGTCAAGGTGCCGGTGATGACCGAGGGGCTGGCGGCGACGCGGGCGCTGGCCGCCGAGGGGATTCGCGTCAACATGACGCTGGTCTTCTCGCCCGCGCAGGTGCTGCTGGCGGCCAAGGCGGGCGCGGCCTACATCAGCCCCTTCGTCGGACGGCTCGACGACATCGGCCACACCGGGATGGAGATGGTCGAGCAGTCGCTCGAGATCCTGCGCAACTACGACTTCGACGCCGAGGTCATCGTCGCCAGCGTGCGCTCGCCGCTGCACGTGGTGCAGGCCGCGACCATCGGCGCGCACATCGCGACCGTGCCGTTCGCCGTCATCGAGCAGCTGGCGCGCCACCCGCTGACGGACGTGGGCATCGAGAAGTTCCTGGCCGACGCCCGCAAGATCCCGCCCGCGGGACGCTGA
- the rpmE gene encoding 50S ribosomal protein L31, producing the protein MKEGIHPAYDEISVTCACGEVIRTRSTKPSYKVDICSKCHPFFTGKQKLIDAAGRVDRFRKKYGQKKETAKA; encoded by the coding sequence ATGAAAGAGGGAATCCACCCCGCGTACGACGAGATCTCGGTCACCTGTGCGTGCGGCGAGGTCATCCGCACCCGGTCGACGAAGCCGAGCTACAAGGTCGATATCTGCTCGAAATGCCACCCGTTCTTCACCGGCAAGCAGAAGCTCATCGACGCCGCCGGCCGCGTTGACCGCTTCCGCAAGAAGTACGGGCAGAAGAAAGAGACGGCGAAGGCCTAG
- a CDS encoding zinc ribbon domain-containing protein yields the protein MPIFEFRCGRCRHEFEKLVTGATVPACPECGSKRVEKKFSVFGSKSGGKFTSSKGGSGCTSCAKSSCSSCH from the coding sequence GTGCCGATCTTCGAGTTCCGCTGCGGGCGCTGCCGCCACGAGTTCGAGAAGCTCGTGACCGGCGCGACCGTGCCCGCGTGCCCGGAGTGCGGGAGCAAGCGGGTGGAGAAGAAGTTCTCCGTGTTCGGCTCCAAGAGCGGGGGGAAGTTCACGTCCTCGAAGGGCGGCAGCGGCTGCACGTCCTGCGCCAAGTCCTCCTGCAGTTCCTGTCACTAG